A genome region from Eremothecium gossypii ATCC 10895 chromosome VII, complete sequence includes the following:
- the ADR1 gene encoding DNA-binding transcription factor ADR1 (Syntenic homolog of Saccharomyces cerevisiae YDR216W (ADR1)), with the protein MDIPFTTTKEGGIITASNNMNSKINKRFAQLPENLRLNGVTPSGKPRLFVCHTCTRAFARQEHLIRHKRSHTNEKPYICGICDRRFSRRDLLLRHAHKLHGGSCGDALLKKGSPPRQRLSRAVRRRKSAEGLRAAGKPRRRLSFSAQSGESYASVRPRSAGGGEKVQFSTPQLLPVDLTQEPSTFTALEANGWVQDVNSLSALDGTPEEGSCSPRSALSWQATHTRSLFAQPFPVGGAYGELAGGFAPEWQGSEGASPAAGRAGARQSPPRSREMSEVSATNEFRFLPLARGEGALSPAAPQMSADEMVTTFDFLQSGYSFYGMENPDAASVIRCSQQSAGATTKADAGAVHCSFFTEEMRSMCLSALDYYALYCVRKGSGRASTVELPSCAELNMYLSLFMEHFAAHYPFIHPQLWRADVATFRGYVYGGMEYAAVADDSHVQCSNIVCLPMLAATTGSMYLRSRRDESHDAPAATSEQMYEISRRILHVYLETRNAAKLPTCNLWLTQSLTLSIMYSIFLEPWDKASEVQTNTLLKQVNAVCTMVRKDLLPIVGSLAHHSSFGCPANYIIMESTIRTVVFCYNFCQMLRCFHNIKSPAFLMESDLDLVLIPDDEHTWNSAMLDFSTSHSTLASTQRPVMQKKNTLPFCKFYQTFTFSTSGAHSIPEYLARTMLYYEFNSSQSGFHIFLTKIDTKKLELNLQYFGSKASDSLNATPSLPGENSSVTPPLFNFDPVKPLSQDSIILKNGLMCMVFFNSIDPNFAWHIGGHSLEMMFETYLDSAKFNILSNGSYKLITDFLVALNFSIQNIAFIVDVNDNSMFDTSRVSVLAMHCYYVNFLVIVKFIMDFERTPNFKLLCIYTELKKLANGIFIPVLSALFPLEFAKFLGPDLDVPSLWKNPSFTSLNRDMTGYSSNMSTNVLMAGGHENNTPISHDHYTKGNTANINVVQLEKLINNVLVYSFNDSNFLSMTENAPNEFVFTNPNTTQQLPDSAPMNSPKPTLSSLNLLKYHQEKSASGKQSTKQSFTDRYHLAEKYILIAKCLFLHVNEAHIRSSFIKSLATNYQILERCLLKHGYSTEKQHEESTSMLQNTLNVNPVSLFRNHAQY; encoded by the coding sequence ATGGACATCCCGTTTACCACGACGAAGGAGGGCGGCATCATCACGGCGTCGAACAACATGAACTCCAAGATCAACAAGCGGTtcgcgcagctgccggaGAACCTGCGCCTCAACGGGGTGACGCCGAGCGGCAAGCCGCGGCTGTTTGTGTGCCACACGTGCACGCGCGCGTTTGCGCGGCAGGAGCACCTGATCCGCCACAAGCGGTCGCACACGAACGAGAAGCCGTATATCTGCGGGATCTGCGACCGGCGGTTCAGCCGGCGGgacctgctgctgcggcacgCGCACAAGCTGCACGGGGGGAGCTGCGGggacgcgctgctgaagaagggctcgccgccgcggcagcggctgagccgggcggtgcggcggcgcaagAGCGCGGAGgggctgcgggcggcgggcaaGCCACGGCGGCGGCTGTCGTTCTCTGCGCAGTCCGGGGAGAGCTACGCGTCGgtgcggccgcgcagcgcggggGGGGGCGAGAAGGTGCAGTTCTCgacgccgcagctgctgccggtgGACCTGACGCAGGAGCCGTCGACGTTCACGGCGCTGGAGGCGAACGGGTGGGTGCAGGACGTGAACAGCCTGTCGGCGCTGGACGGGACGCCGGAGGAGGGGAGCTGCAGCCCGCGGTCGGCGCTGTCGTGGCAGGCCACGCACACGCGGTCGCTGTTTGCGCAGCCGTTCCCGGTGGGCGGTGCGTACGGGGAGCTGGCTGGCGGCTTTGCGCCGGAGTGGCAGGGGTCGGAGGGGGcgtcgccggcggcggggcgcgccggcgcgcggcaGTCGCCGCCGCGGTCGCGCGAGATGTCGGAGGTGAGCGCGACGAACGAGTTCCGCTTTCTGCCACTGGCGCGCGGCGAAGGCGCGCTGtcgccggccgcgccgcagATGTCTGCGGACGAGATGGTGACCACGTTCGACTTCCTGCAGAGCGGCTACTCGTTCTACGGCATGGAGAACCCGGACGCGGCGAGTGTGATCCGCTGCTCGCAGCAGTCGGCGGGCGCGACGACCAAGGCGGACGCGGGCGCGGTGCACTGCAGCTTCTTCACCGAGGAGATGCGGAGCATGTGCCTGTCTGCGCTGGACTACTACGCGCTCTACTGCGTGCGGAAGGGGTCCGGCCGGGCGAGCACGGTCGAGCTGCCGTCGTGTGCGGAACTGAACATGTACCTGTCGCTTTTTATGGAGCACTTCGCGGCGCACTACCCGTTCATTCACCCGCAGCTGTGGCGGGCGGACGTTGCGACGTTCCGCGGCTACGTGTATGGCGGCATGGAGTATGCTGCGGTCGCGGACGACTCGCATGTGCAGTGCTCGAACATTGTGTGTCTACCGATGCTTGCCGCGACAACGGGATCTATGTACCTGCGCAGTCGCCGCGATGAGTCGCATGACGCGCCCGCGGCTACGTCGGAGCAGATGTACGAAATCTCGCGACGCATCCTGCACGTATATCTGGAAACACGTAACGCTGCCAAGTTGCCAACATGTAACCTGTGGCTGACTCAATCGCTGACGCTGAGCATAATGTACTCCATTTTCCTAGAACCGTGGGACAAGGCCTCGGAGGTACAAACGAACACCTTGCTGAAGCAAGTGAATGCAGTGTGCACTATGGTACGGAAAGACCTTCTTCCCATTGTTGGGTCACTTGCACACCATTCATCTTTTGGCTGCCCAGCCAACTACATCATTATGGAATCCACCATCCGGACAGTTGTATTCTGCTATAATTTTTGTCAGATGCTCCGTTGTTTCCATAATATCAAATCTCCAGCATTTTTGATGGAATCCGACCTGGATCTGGTTCTGATACCCGACGATGAACACACATGGAACTCGGCTATGCTTGATTTTAGTACAAGTCATTCAACGCTTGCTTCTACTCAGCGACCTGTTATGCAAAAAAAGaatacgctgccattctgcAAGTTCTACCAGACTTTCACATTCAGCACATCGGGGGCGCACTCAATTCCAGAATACCTAGCGCGCACAATGCTATATTACGAATTCAACAGCTCGCAGTCTGGGTTTCACATATTTTTAACAAAAATCGATACCAAAAAGTTGGAGCTTAACCTGCAATACTTTGGCAGTAAAGCATCCGACAGTCTGAATGCCACGCCTTCTCTTCCAGGTGAAAACTCGTCTGTCACTCCTCCATTATTTAATTTCGACCCAGTGAAACCTTTGTCGCAAGACTCGATTATTCTGAAAAATGGTCTGATGTGCATGGTTTTCTTTAACTCTATTGATCCAAACTTCGCTTGGCATATAGGTGGACATTCCCTAGAGATGATGTTCGAAACGTATTTGGATTCAGCAAAGTTCAATATCTTGTCAAATGGCTCATATAAACTTATAACGGACTTCCTTGTGGCCCTGAATTTTTCTATCCAGAATATCGCATTTATTGTTGATGTTAACGATAATTCTATGTTTGATACTTCAAGGGTCTCTGTGTTGGCTATGCACTGTTATTATGTCAATTTCCTCGTGATCGTTAAATTTATCATGGATTTCGAACGGACTCCAAACTTTAAGTTACTCTGTATTTATACGGAATTAAAAAAACTTGCAAACGGTATTTTTATTCCTGTACTATCGGCCTTGTTTCCGCTCGAATTTGCCAAGTTCCTTGGTCCCGATCTCGACGTCCCAAGTTTATGGAAGAACCCGTCCTTCACCTCATTAAACCGTGATATGACCGGTTATTCTTCGAATATGTCCACAAACGTGCTGATGGCAGGTGGTCACGAAAACAACACTCCTATATCGCATGACCATTATACGAAGGGCAATACCGCCAATATTAATGTGGTACAACTAGAAAAACTAATAAACAATGTGCTAGTGTATTCCTTCAATGATTCTAACTTTTTGTCGATGACGGAAAACGCCCCTAATGAATTTGTATTTACGAACCCGAATACCACACAACAATTGCCAGACTCGGCCCCAATGAACTCGCCGAAACCAACACTTTCATCATTGAACCTACTAAAATACCACCAGGAAAAGTCCGCTTCTGGAAAGCAGAGCACCAAGCAGAGCTTCACAGACAGATATCACTTAGCAGAAAAATATATACTGATTGCCAAGTGTCTTTTCCTGCATGTTAATGAAGCTCATATTCGGTCATCCTTTATAAAGAGTCTGGCAACTAATTACCAAATACTGGAACGGTGCCTACTGAAGCATGGTTATTCAACCGAGAAGCAGCATGAGGAGAGTACATCTATGTTGCAAAACACACTGAATGTGAACCCAGTTTCGCTTTTTAGAAACCATGCCCAGTATTAA